One Phaseolus vulgaris cultivar G19833 chromosome 2, P. vulgaris v2.0, whole genome shotgun sequence DNA window includes the following coding sequences:
- the LOC137810185 gene encoding fatty acid elongase 3-like, giving the protein MYTSPSGGTLGKATAVMKAISFYLSDHPVIVSFRWSHALWGSTWSFLFYSIALYFLVSIFLHLILALLLRRGQNVPLGPLPALHSLSMSVISATIFAGLLLSAAAEIRETQWLWRRSKTPLEWLLCFPLGTRPSGRVFFWSYLFYLSRYVHMLRTVSVVLRRRKLVFFQLFYHAISTFMSFMWLEFSQSFQVLAILFTTLAFCVIYGSRFWTAIAARGACLQLVLNCQIVLLGCNLVCHVGVLLLHFFTGGCNGIGAWVLNSVLNGAVLMLFLNFYMGVDLGRRRKPSKNVGDSDCECGDDKIARSCSVFGAGKEADSNKLKSC; this is encoded by the coding sequence ATGTACACGTCACCGTCCGGGGGTACCCTCGGTAAGGCCACGGCGGTGATGAAGGCCATTAGCTTCTACCTCTCCGACCACCCCGTCATCGTCAGTTTCCGATGGAGCCACGCTCTGTGGGGCTCTACCTGGTCCTTCCTCTTCTACTCAATCGCTCTCTACTTTCTTGTTTCCATTTTTCTCCACCTAATATTAGCGTTGCTTCTTCGCCGCGGCCAAAACGTTCCACTTGGGCCGTTACCCGCGCTTCACAGCCTCTCAATGTCCGTCATCTCCGCCACCATCTTCGCCGGCCTTCTGCTCTCGGCCGCGGCGGAGATCAGAGAGACGCAGTGGCTCTGGCGGCGTTCCAAGACCCCTCTCGAGTGGCTCCTTTGTTTCCCCCTCGGGACGCGTCCCTCCGGCCGCGTCTTCTTCTGGTCCTACCTTTTCTACCTGTCGCGTTACGTCCACATGTTGCGCACCGTGTCGGTCGTTCTACGACGTCGTAAGCTGGTTTTCTTCCAGCTCTTTTATCACGCGATTTCCACGTTCATGTCGTTCATGTGGTTGGAGTTCTCGCAGTCGTTCCAAGTTCTCGCGATCCTCTTCACCACGCTGGCGTTTTGCGTTATCTACGGGTCCCGGTTCTGGACCGCGATCGCGGCGCGTGGCGCGTGTTTGCAACTCGTGCTGAACTGCCAGATTGTGTTGCTTGGGTGCAACTTGGTGTGTCACGTTGGGGTGCTTTTGCTGCATTTTTTCACAGGTGGGTGTAACGGGATTGGCGCGTGGGTCCTGAATTCTGTGCTGAACGGCGCTGTTTTAATGCTGTTTCTTAATTTTTACATGGGAGTGGATTTAGGAAGAAGGAGGAAACCTAGTAAGAATGTGGGTGATTCTGATTGTGAATGTGGTGATGATAAAATCGCTCGTTCCTGCTCTGTTTTTGGCGCTGGAAAGGAAGCAGATAGCAATAAATTGAAGTCATGTTAG
- the LOC137810186 gene encoding UPF0496 protein At2g18630-like, giving the protein MMGGGTSKRPSSSDVPTPIKMGTHSLYAADLSSYEAACVEDPNLQSLDATIRERTNRVITSLANGIEVRSISIESLGEVTGSLLEMNQDVAKVILECKQDIWNKKDKELFSLVEDFFENSLETLKFCNALDKCLNRARERHVMVKSAITYFEEEVQNGVEGSTYLKTLQELKVFKEAGDPFTEDFYSLFQSVYQQQASMLKKLQIRKQKLDKKLKSLKTLKRVSNAIFVAAFVSVLIFSVVAAAISAPPVVTALVGALLVPMGSVGKWCDSLFKRYEKALNGQRNLIITMHDASYITLMDLNNIRVRIDQLEIKIESMLQSADFALRNEDGVKFAIDEIKKNIDTFAETIEALSKQADECSRQIRRARTVVVKKIINYST; this is encoded by the coding sequence ATGATGGGAGGTGGAACAAGTAAGAGACCTAGTAGTAGTGATGTTCCAACACCCATCAAAATGGGTACCCATTCTCTCTATGCGGCTGATTTAAGTTCTTATGAAGCGGCATGTGTTGAAGATCCAAACTTGCAATCCCTTGATGCTACCATTCGGGAGCGCACCAACAGGGTGATCACCTCTCTTGCTAATGGGATTGAGGTTCGTTCTATATCCATTGAGTCACTTGGGGAAGTGACTGGTAGTTTGCTTGAAATGAATCAGGATGTTGCCAAAGTCATTCTGGAATGTAAGCAAGATATATGGAATAAGAAGGACAAGGAGTTGTTCTCCTTGGTGGAGGACTTCTTTGAAAATAGCCTCGAGACATTGAAATTCTGCAATGCTCTTGACAAATGCTTGAATCGAGCACGCGAAAGGCATGTTATGGTTAAGTCTGCAATTACCTATTTTGAGGAAGAGGTGCAAAATGGGGTTGAAGGGTCTACTTATTTGAAGACATTGCAAGAGCTTAAGGTTTTCAAGGAAGCTGGGGACCCTTTCACAGAAGATTTTTATTCCTTGTTTCAATCAGTTTATCAACAGCAAGCATCAATGCTGAAGAAACTGCAAATCAGAAAGCAAAAGCTCGATAAGAAATTGAAGTCCCTCAAGACACTGAAGAGGGTGTCAAATGCCATTTTCGTTGCTGCCTTCGTGTCTGTTTTGATTTTCTCAGTGGTGGCAGCTGCGATTTCTGCACCACCTGTTGTAACTGCTTTGGTCGGTGCTTTGCTAGTTCCAATGGGCTCCGTGGGGAAATGGTGTGACTCGCTTTTTAAGCGATATGAGAAAGCTTTGAACGGCCaaagaaatttaataattaCTATGCATGATGCTAGTTACATTACATTGATGGACTTGAACAACATCCGGGTGCGCATTGACCAATTGGAAATAAAGATTGAATCCATGTTGCAGAGTGCTGATTTTGCTCTGAGAAATGAGGATGGTGTAAAGTTTGCGATTGATGAGATTAAGAAGAATATAGACACTTTTGCAGAGACCATTGAGGCTTTGAGTAAGCAAGCTGACGAATGTAGTCGGCAGATAAGGAGAGCAAGGACTGTGGttgtgaaaaaaattattaattactcTACTTGA